TAAATCATTTCTCATTTCATCAcaaaattattattcttatcttaCCAATCAAACAATCTCATAAAACTTAAATTTTGACTCGATCTTTTATGATAGTTTGTTTTAACTTTACGAACTGCTATCtaatataatgtcataaaagTTGtccataaattcaaaataagaaACAATGATAAGTAGAACTTGGGCATAAAATAGGCTAAGTAGAGCAATCAGAATTCACAAATCTCATTTATGATTTTGTAGATTCATCAAAATTCTATCTTAAATCATTTAGTTTCACGTTATTTAGTATAAAGAAAAGAAGTTATCACTATTTGacaatcataaatcatactaaAGCATGGATTGATATTCTATCAATATTGTTGTATTTGAATCGTATTTTAAGAGATTTTGTGAATTTCTTTTTAACGAAAAATGAATTGCCGAGTAAATAGATCAGATCTGGACACGGCCCGAGACTACACTAAGGAACAAGGAAGCTTGACTGATCGAAACTATTAAATATCTCCTGATTTTCTTAAGGCCACAAATCACGAAAAATCTAGTAAGAGCGTTATTAAAGACTGTTTTCCCGAAAGAAGAGCTGATCGAAAGCTCAACTGTTCTGAATAGTGAGAAAGAATGAATCAAATAATGGACACTGACTACGATTTGAATTGTctattcttaaaaataatagaTATGTTCAACGCGTCCTGACTAAACAAGAGTTTCTTCAATTTGGTCGGGCTTTAGCGAGAACAGCTGTAATTGAATCGGgaaagtttttcaatttttcaatccGAAAACAAGTCTACAATAACCACGATTCGTATCACTAGTCATCAAATGCCATTGATAGACATGTCTCCATTCAACAGTAACATATGACTTTCGAACATTCAAATTAATTTCATATATGCTTTTGCTTATGGCTATGAATTGGTAAGCTAAGATTTTAAGGAAATTTTAGACAACTTAACATAAGCAAGTATAATGGCAAGATTTTGGTTTATCATGTGTTTTCTCAATAATGAAGTGTTCATAAGTCAAAAAACTCCCTCTTATCGAGatagatttggataaaactttAATTACTAACAAAAAATACGATCGTCAACACATTACAATTTATTTAACTGATCGaaaataattcaatatttttcctacttaataagaatttattattgtaactggtaaagttgctgccatttgaccaggaggtcacgggttcaagccttggaaacagcctctggcagaaatgcaaggtaaggctacgtacaatagatccttgtggtcgggcccttccccggaccctgcgcatagcgggagctttagtgcaccggactgcccttttttttttaataagaatttattattaattatgtacGATAAATCTCACGCGTATAAGAATTTATCTTTCaactcattttaaaataaatattattatattataagaaaaaaattaaaggaagaaattatctaaaattaataaaagGTACAGCTACATATTAACACATTTtataataagtatttttttgtttttaataaaaaaaatttgggtTTGAATATCCTAAATATGAAATTGCCTCTATTAAAAAAAGCTTTACCCcaatataaattttttgatatgaatttgaatttagtCGGTCTTTTCAAGCACAAGTGgttgaaaaaacaaaaataatccAGCATATAAGTTTTACTACTCATAACCATAGCTCTGTTTCTTCATCTTCCTCACTTCTCCATTACTGTAACAGTTGCAGAAAAAGTGAAGAAAAACAGCCATGGATCCTTCGGATAACAATCCTTCTCCTTCTCAACAATCTTTACCTTATATTACTAGTAACAATCCCCTTCAATTCACCATTCATTTGCCCAATTCTACTCCCAATTTCACTTCAATTCCAAATTCTAACCCTAACCCTGACCCGAACCCGAACCCATATTCTCATTCCGATTCAATATCAGACCAGCTTCTTTCCCTCTCCATTCCGACGAAAAGGAGACGAGGTAGACCTCGAAGTACTACGACGTCGTCTTTGGAccaggtatatatatgtatgacaATTTCCCCTAATTCCTCTAATGATTTTGATCAGTTATAACCCTAATGGTAATTTACAGTAGCATTCTTCTGTTCAGTTTAGCAAAACCCTTGTGGAAAATTCGAATCTTGTGCGTAATTTGACTGCTAGAAAAACTACTGCTTCTTCTGATGCTTCGGATGAGATTATTGTAATTAACAAAGAAGCTACGACTGAGGCGTTAATTGCTTTAACTGCGGGGTTTCCAGCTGATTCCTTGACTGATGAGGAGATTGAAGCTGAGGTTGTTTCTGTAGTGGGTGGTATTGAACAGGTTAATTACATTCTTATTAGAAACCATATACTTACTAAATGGCGCGTAAATGTGTCGACTTGGATAACGAAAGAGATGTTTTTTGACGTTATACCTAAGCATTGTAGGGCTCTGCTGGATTCTGCTCATAATTATTTGGTATCACGTGGGTATATTAATTTTGGAGTTGCGCCGGCTATTAAGGATAGGATTCCAGCTGAGCCGAGTAAGCCTAGTGTTATCATTATTGGGGCGGGACTTGCAGGGTTAGCTGCAGCGAGGCAGCTGATGTTGTTTGGGTTTAAGGTTACAGTTTTGGAGGGAAGAAAACGTCCGGGTGGAAGGGTGTACTCGAAAAAAATGGAAGGTGGGAACAAGGTAGCTGCTGCTGATTTAGGAGGGAGTGTGTTGACAGGTACACTAGGGAACCCTCTAGGTCTTTTGGCACGGCAGCTTTCTTACACACTTCACAAGGTCAGAGACAAATGCCCTCTTTATCGTGTGGATGGGAAGCCAGTTGATCAAGATTTAGATCGCAAGGTGGAGACTGCTTATAATCTACTTTTGGAGAAGGCAAGCAAGCTCAGGCAGTTAATGGGAGAAGTTTCTCAGGATGTTTCTCTTGGAGCAGCATTGGAGACTTTCCGTCAGGATTATGAAGATGCCGTGAATGAAGAGGAGATGGGTTTGTTTAATTGGCATCTGGCAAATCTGGAATATGCAAATGCAGGTTTGATTTCTAAGCTTTCCTTAGCATTTTGGGACCAAGATGACCCCTTTGACATGGGAGGGGATCATTGCTTCCTGCCTGGAGGAAATGGAAAACTAGTGCATGCATTGTCCGAAAATGTACCTATTCTTTATGAAAAAATTGTGCATACCATTCGTTATGGTACCGATGGAGTACAGGTTGTCGCTGGGGGCCAACTATTTGAGGGAGATATGGCGCTGTGCACTGTTCCACTAGGAGTTCTGAAAGGTGGTTCGATTAAGTTCAGTCCAGAGTTGCCTCAGCGGAAGCTTGATGGAATAAAAAGATTGGGATTTGGATTATTAAATAAGGTTGCAATGCTTTTCCCATATGTGTTCTGGGGCACTGATCTCGATACTTTTGGTCATCTTACTGATAATTCTAGTAGCAGGGGTGAATTCTTTCTGTTCTATAGCTATGCAACTGTTGCTGGCGGTCCCTTATTGTTAGCTCTTGTTGCTGGGGAAGCTGCACACAAGTTTGAGACCATGCCTCCGACTGATGCAGTGACAAAAGTTCTTCAAATTCTGAAAGGTAAACTGCAATTTTTGTTGCTACTTACTTCCTTAGTCCTGAAATTTAATTTCTCATTCTGTTGTATAAGATACAATTCAGCATTGGAACAAGAAGAAAAGAACAATAGTTTGGTGAGCAGAAAAATTAAACTTTCAATGGAGATTGTGCCATTTTCTCTTGGTTGTCTTGGTTAAAAAGAGATACTGAGTAACAGTGACGTGACTGTTTTATGTTCAATGCTCTCAATTTcgaattaattttttcattagGTTGATACTTTAGAAAAGGTGTAGTATGAAGAAGTATCGAATAATCCTATTAACATGGAAAATAAAAGGTAATTCATATAAAAATGACCAATTAATTCattacaaaaaaagaaaatgattcTGAACTCTATTCATTATCAAACcaaaaagataatatttttaaaatgttataGATATGATCTTTTATCATACAAATCGAtttattatgaaaatgatgattcCTCCTTATCTTGGGTGTAATTGCTTGTATGTGAAAAGATGCACTTTCACATTGAATGGTTACTTGAAGATTGGCTTTCCTGCTGATAAAGTTTGTCAAATATCATGATCATTGAAGCTTGAGCTAACTAGCCTTTAAATTTCTTACTTGTGATTATAAACTTGGTTCAGATGGAGTAACATTGCACTTTGTACTTCAGCACCCGGGGGACAAACGTAGTTATTGTGAGCTAGCTCTTTAATAAACTTCAGTACTCCCTTGCTTTCCCCAGACCCTGCTAACATGAGATGCTTTATGCACTAGGCTACCCTTTTTTACTCCCATTGGCGCGTTTTGTCTCCAATTGACactttttcttgatttcaaaaACTGTTACTTATATGGAAATCAAAGTCCCTCCATTCTTACCTCTCTTCACAAAACTTGAGAAGAAGTGGCTTCAACAACTTGACCACTCTATGTTGGTTAACAATGAACCATGGGTCCTAGGATTTATTTTAACCCAGTTTCAAGTTGGGTAATTACACTAATATAAGAGATAAAAGCTATTTGTCGGTAGCAAGAGCTAAACTCCACTCTCCTTCCCAATTAAATGTCTTTTTTTACTTGGCATGATTTCTTTTGGAATTGTATTATTTACGAAAAAAGTCATGAAGCAAGTGCTGATGGTGTTCAAAAAGAGAGAtggttttttcttcttttaactaAGCAAGGTTTCTAGAATTCCATCTTAGAATCAAAATGaatatacaacaacatacccaatgtaatcccacaagaATCAAATGATTATATTTTCCAAATTACACCAATAAGCTAAAGATTTGAAACATTTAAATTTTACAAAACATACcaatcaattttatttttttattgcaaAATGTAGTGTATCTTCTTTTTCTACAAATTTCTACTGATCCTCTCTTCACAAGCTATTTGAATATACATAAAGGGCAGTGTTCCAAAGTGTTCCGAGCTGCCTTTCCTCTTTCTCCAACCAA
This Solanum dulcamara chromosome 1, daSolDulc1.2, whole genome shotgun sequence DNA region includes the following protein-coding sequences:
- the LOC129899153 gene encoding protein FLOWERING LOCUS D isoform X2, with translation MDPSDNNPSPSQQSLPYITSNNPLQFTIHLPNSTPNFTSIPNSNPNPDPNPNPYSHSDSISDQLLSLSIPTKRRRGRPRSTTTSSLDQFSKTLVENSNLVRNLTARKTTASSDASDEIIVINKEATTEALIALTAGFPADSLTDEEIEAEVVSVVGGIEQVNYILIRNHILTKWRVNVSTWITKEMFFDVIPKHCRALLDSAHNYLVSRGYINFGVAPAIKDRIPAEPSKPSVIIIGAGLAGLAAARQLMLFGFKVTVLEGRKRPGGRVYSKKMEGGNKVAAADLGGSVLTGTLGNPLGLLARQLSYTLHKVRDKCPLYRVDGKPVDQDLDRKVETAYNLLLEKASKLRQLMGEVSQDVSLGAALETFRQDYEDAVNEEEMGLFNWHLANLEYANAGLISKLSLAFWDQDDPFDMGGDHCFLPGGNGKLVHALSENVPILYEKIVHTIRYGTDGVQVVAGGQLFEGDMALCTVPLGVLKGGSIKFSPELPQRKLDGIKRLGFGLLNKVAMLFPYVFWGTDLDTFGHLTDNSSSRGEFFLFYSYATVAGGPLLLALVAGEAAHKFETMPPTDAVTKVLQILKGIYEPQGIEVPEPIQTVCTRWGSDPFSLGSYSNVAVGASGDDYDILAESVGDGRLFFAGEATNRRYPATMHGAFLSGLREARNIAHHAKLRTMSLKVEKKPSKNAHYYASVLDDLFREPDLEFGSFSIIFARKSSDLESPAILRVTFSGPQTRNHDGIRPGRHLSNKLLFQQLQSQFNNQHELHVYTLLSKQQALDLREVRGGDEMRLSFLSEKLGVKLVGRKGLGPSVDSIIASIKAERGRRKPGVMKSKATTLKRKIVRKATVVSGGNRSTSSPASSNRIKAVGSSTTAIPLTNVDLEPKPVCAIGSVSSPSLNISVNDNMGSKPAGSNSVHLLLNASIGDKFEGNIGSSTAPILNVVGKTGSNSAGLIYPRSAYDNSTDTCAPPSSGNSASQHTSGDGDMESVMLDGECRM
- the LOC129899153 gene encoding protein FLOWERING LOCUS D isoform X1, which translates into the protein MDPSDNNPSPSQQSLPYITSNNPLQFTIHLPNSTPNFTSIPNSNPNPDPNPNPYSHSDSISDQLLSLSIPTKRRRGRPRSTTTSSLDQHSSVQFSKTLVENSNLVRNLTARKTTASSDASDEIIVINKEATTEALIALTAGFPADSLTDEEIEAEVVSVVGGIEQVNYILIRNHILTKWRVNVSTWITKEMFFDVIPKHCRALLDSAHNYLVSRGYINFGVAPAIKDRIPAEPSKPSVIIIGAGLAGLAAARQLMLFGFKVTVLEGRKRPGGRVYSKKMEGGNKVAAADLGGSVLTGTLGNPLGLLARQLSYTLHKVRDKCPLYRVDGKPVDQDLDRKVETAYNLLLEKASKLRQLMGEVSQDVSLGAALETFRQDYEDAVNEEEMGLFNWHLANLEYANAGLISKLSLAFWDQDDPFDMGGDHCFLPGGNGKLVHALSENVPILYEKIVHTIRYGTDGVQVVAGGQLFEGDMALCTVPLGVLKGGSIKFSPELPQRKLDGIKRLGFGLLNKVAMLFPYVFWGTDLDTFGHLTDNSSSRGEFFLFYSYATVAGGPLLLALVAGEAAHKFETMPPTDAVTKVLQILKGIYEPQGIEVPEPIQTVCTRWGSDPFSLGSYSNVAVGASGDDYDILAESVGDGRLFFAGEATNRRYPATMHGAFLSGLREARNIAHHAKLRTMSLKVEKKPSKNAHYYASVLDDLFREPDLEFGSFSIIFARKSSDLESPAILRVTFSGPQTRNHDGIRPGRHLSNKLLFQQLQSQFNNQHELHVYTLLSKQQALDLREVRGGDEMRLSFLSEKLGVKLVGRKGLGPSVDSIIASIKAERGRRKPGVMKSKATTLKRKIVRKATVVSGGNRSTSSPASSNRIKAVGSSTTAIPLTNVDLEPKPVCAIGSVSSPSLNISVNDNMGSKPAGSNSVHLLLNASIGDKFEGNIGSSTAPILNVVGKTGSNSAGLIYPRSAYDNSTDTCAPPSSGNSASQHTSGDGDMESVMLDGECRM
- the LOC129899153 gene encoding protein FLOWERING LOCUS D isoform X3 — protein: MDPSDNNPSPSQQSLPYITSNNPLQFTIHLPNSTPNFTSIPNSNPNPDPNPNPYSHSDSISDQLLSLSIPTKRRRGRPRSTTTSSLDQHSSVQFSKTLVENSNLVRNLTARKTTASSDASDEIIVINKEATTEALIALTAGFPADSLTDEEIEAEVVSVVGGIEQVNYILIRNHILTKWRVNVSTWITKEMFFDVIPKHCRALLDSAHNYLVSRGYINFGVAPAIKDRIPAEPSKPSVIIIGAGLAGLAAARQLMLFGFKVTVLEGRKRPGGRVYSKKMEGGNKVAAADLGGSVLTGTLGNPLGLLARQLSYTLHKVRDKCPLYRVDGKPVDQDLDRKVETAYNLLLEKASKLRQLMGEVSQDVSLGAALETFRQDYEDAVNEEEMGLFNWHLANLEYANAGLISKLSLAFWDQDDPFDMGGDHCFLPGGNGKLVHALSENVPILYEKIVHTIRYGTDGVQVVAGGQLFEGDMALCTVPLGVLKGGSIKFSPELPQRKLDGIKRLGFGLLNKVAMLFPYVFWGTDLDTFGHLTDNSSSRGEFFLFYSYATVAGGPLLLALVAGEAAHKFETMPPTDAVTKVLQILKGIYEPQGIEVPEPIQTVCTRWGSDPFSLGSYSNVAVGASGDDYDILAESVGDGRLFFAGEATNRRYPATMHGAFLSGLREARNIAHHAKLRTMSLKVEKKPSKNAHYYASVLDDLFREPDLEFGSFSIIFARKSSDLESPAILRVTFSGPQTRNHDGIRPGRHLSNKLLFQQLQSQFNNQHELHVYTLLSKQQALDLREVRGGDEMRLSFLSEKLGVKLVGRKGLGPSVDSIIASIKAERGRRKPGVMKSKATTLKRKIVRKATVVSGGNRSTSSPASSNRIKAVGSSTTAIPLTNVDLEPKPVCAIGSERQEAIVLGLFIPGVHMIIARIHVLRLLVEIRLVSIHQVMGIWRV